The proteins below come from a single Longimicrobiales bacterium genomic window:
- a CDS encoding protein-glutamate O-methyltransferase CheR, producing the protein MPEAPDERHQRVRRALQALPAVHSSLPLANGDLDPRDAAELDELKVLITRHVGLDCSGYKERCLRRRIAVRMRAHGLHRYRDYGALLEQDIAERERLLDTVMINVSKFFRNAEVWDALRTSVVPELFRMEGQVRLWSAGCAGGEEPYSLAILLHEYAAAKRLPLDRFEILATDIDEGSLATARRAEYGAYALTETAEAVRDRWFDALDGTYRVRPEVRSLVRFETLDLLRDDYPQALQFIICRNVIIYFEREMQDRIFARFAASLVPSGFLVLGKVETLFGANAAGFNVAANRERIFRRA; encoded by the coding sequence ATGCCTGAAGCACCGGACGAGCGTCACCAGCGCGTGCGGCGCGCGCTGCAGGCGCTGCCCGCGGTGCACTCCTCGCTTCCGCTGGCCAACGGCGATCTGGACCCGCGCGATGCGGCGGAGCTGGATGAGCTGAAGGTGCTGATCACCCGCCATGTCGGCCTCGACTGCAGCGGCTACAAGGAGCGCTGCCTGAGACGGCGCATCGCGGTGCGCATGCGCGCACACGGGCTGCACCGGTACCGGGACTACGGCGCATTGCTCGAGCAGGACATCGCCGAGCGGGAGCGGCTGCTCGACACGGTGATGATCAATGTCAGCAAGTTCTTCCGGAACGCCGAGGTCTGGGACGCGCTGCGCACCAGTGTCGTCCCGGAGCTGTTCCGGATGGAAGGGCAGGTCAGGCTGTGGAGCGCCGGCTGCGCCGGCGGTGAGGAACCGTACTCGCTCGCGATCCTGCTGCACGAGTATGCCGCCGCGAAGCGGCTGCCGCTCGACCGCTTCGAGATCCTCGCCACCGACATCGACGAAGGGTCTCTCGCGACGGCGCGGCGTGCGGAGTACGGCGCCTACGCTCTGACGGAGACCGCGGAGGCGGTGCGGGACCGCTGGTTCGATGCACTCGACGGCACCTACCGGGTGCGCCCCGAAGTGCGCTCGCTCGTCCGCTTCGAAACGCTCGACCTGCTGCGCGACGACTACCCGCAGGCGCTGCAGTTCATCATCTGCCGCAACGTCATCATCTATTTCGAACGCGAAATGCAGGACCGCATCTTCGCACGGTTCGCAGCGTCGCTCGTGCCGTCGGGGTTCCTGGTGCTCGGCAAGGTCGAGACGCTGTTCGGCGCAAATGCCGCCGGCTTCAACGTCGCGGCCAACCGGGAACGCATCTTTCGACGGGCATGA
- the cheB gene encoding chemotaxis-specific protein-glutamate methyltransferase CheB has product MSGVTGGFDSRRDEKPVQQRAADAQGGGARQRGGRARIVIVDDSPMMRQLIRDIVEATGRWEVAGEAGTGFEAIRLLHREKPDVLTLDLEMPDLGGVETLGYIMSELPRPVVIVSSHTERMADPALRALEYGAVEYVVKPGSDPAEHREFEERLLSALDAALDARLRNLRLRIAVAGALQRARRIRQKQRPAACAVAIAASTGGPSALLDLVAALPEDAACAVFVVQHMPSTFTERFAERLAAECPLPVSIARDRELVHGGHVYLGPGTHHMGLHRTPDGICIQLVDEPPLRGVRPAADVLFTAVARTFGPASLGVVLTGMGRDGAEGMRALHAVGARTIAQDEASAVIAGMPRAAAPYADEILPLPAIGGRITTITRELHDAR; this is encoded by the coding sequence GTGAGCGGCGTCACTGGTGGCTTCGACTCGCGACGCGACGAGAAGCCCGTGCAGCAGCGCGCAGCCGACGCACAGGGCGGAGGGGCCCGTCAGCGCGGCGGCCGGGCGCGCATCGTCATCGTCGACGACTCGCCGATGATGCGACAGCTCATCCGCGACATCGTGGAGGCGACAGGCCGCTGGGAGGTGGCGGGCGAGGCCGGTACGGGGTTCGAGGCGATCCGGCTGCTCCACAGGGAGAAGCCGGACGTGCTCACACTGGATCTCGAGATGCCGGACCTCGGCGGTGTCGAAACGCTCGGCTACATCATGAGCGAACTGCCGCGGCCCGTCGTGATCGTCTCCTCTCACACCGAGCGCATGGCCGATCCTGCCCTGCGCGCCCTCGAGTACGGCGCCGTGGAGTACGTGGTCAAACCGGGCAGCGATCCGGCTGAGCACAGGGAATTCGAGGAACGGCTGCTGAGCGCGCTCGATGCGGCACTGGACGCTCGTCTCCGCAACCTGCGCCTGCGGATCGCGGTGGCCGGTGCGCTGCAGCGGGCGCGCCGGATCCGGCAGAAGCAGCGGCCCGCCGCGTGCGCAGTCGCGATCGCGGCATCGACCGGCGGGCCGAGCGCGCTGCTCGACCTGGTGGCCGCGCTGCCGGAGGACGCGGCGTGCGCGGTGTTCGTCGTGCAGCACATGCCGTCGACATTCACCGAGCGCTTCGCGGAGCGGCTCGCGGCCGAGTGCCCTCTCCCCGTCAGCATCGCGCGCGACCGGGAGCTCGTGCACGGCGGGCACGTCTACCTGGGACCGGGCACGCACCACATGGGGCTGCACCGCACACCGGACGGGATCTGCATCCAGCTCGTCGACGAGCCACCGCTGCGCGGCGTGCGACCCGCCGCGGACGTGCTGTTCACGGCCGTCGCACGCACCTTCGGACCGGCCAGCCTGGGCGTGGTGCTGACGGGCATGGGACGCGACGGCGCCGAGGGGATGCGTGCCCTGCATGCGGTCGGTGCCCGCACCATCGCGCAGGACGAGGCAAGCGCCGTGATTGCGGGCATGCCCCGCGCGGCCGCACCCTATGCGGATGAGATTCTTCCGCTGCCCGCCATCGGCGGCCGCATCACGACCATCACGCGCGAGCTGCACGACGCGCGCTGA
- a CDS encoding DUF4388 domain-containing protein: MAIKGSLKEASLADVCQLLALGQKTGCLSVADRSRFGQIYFDQGRITYARIVNRRDRLGDLLVRDGEIAQEQLDEVLVQQARQPDKRVGELLVERRIITPGDLTRYIRMQIEEAIYHLFTWSRGNFFFEVDERPDPADVVVSINPESLLLEAARRVDEWSLIEKKIASFDLLFEVDHSRLDTASVALTPEQEDLVPLLDGTRALGDIVDQTGYTEFEVGKALFGLLQAGFAHQVGRRAEEPVRARDAEIQERRNLGIAFARAGMLDEASREFQRVADLDANDHVARFQLALISLRRREYRDAVRQLKSLLEDAGPRYGAFVNLAVALRRLGRTPDALLVLNEAEGLRAGTPLVSLQRATTLLTGAHYAAAAREFEEYRVRLAEEEQPAAAYFYLAALCAAVRSRRNQADRLVAAGLQLYPECAPLLLLEGLLHERRGDLDAADRSYRRAMEEDPGIAQAHKNLGDVSYRRGLLEEAIEHYRRAAELEPALGDDVWAKLGNLHLRNRNRDQALRAWTRALELNPDNEVVRNNLQITRAEEHA; this comes from the coding sequence ATGGCGATCAAGGGCAGCCTCAAGGAAGCGAGCCTGGCTGATGTCTGCCAGCTCCTGGCGCTGGGGCAGAAGACCGGATGCCTGTCCGTCGCGGACCGCTCGCGTTTCGGCCAGATCTACTTCGACCAGGGCCGGATCACGTACGCACGCATCGTCAACCGGCGTGACCGGCTCGGCGATCTGCTCGTGCGGGACGGCGAGATCGCACAGGAACAGCTCGACGAGGTCCTGGTGCAGCAGGCGCGGCAGCCGGACAAGCGGGTCGGCGAGCTGCTCGTCGAGCGGCGCATCATCACGCCGGGCGACCTGACACGCTACATCCGCATGCAGATCGAGGAGGCGATCTACCACCTCTTCACGTGGTCGCGGGGCAACTTCTTCTTCGAGGTCGACGAGAGGCCGGACCCCGCGGACGTCGTCGTGTCGATCAATCCGGAAAGCCTGCTGCTCGAGGCAGCACGTCGGGTCGACGAGTGGAGCCTGATCGAGAAGAAGATCGCCTCGTTCGATCTGCTCTTCGAAGTGGACCACAGCAGGCTCGACACCGCGAGCGTGGCGCTCACGCCGGAACAGGAGGACCTGGTTCCGCTGCTCGACGGCACACGTGCGCTGGGCGACATCGTCGACCAGACCGGCTACACCGAGTTCGAAGTCGGCAAGGCGCTGTTCGGACTCCTGCAGGCGGGCTTCGCGCACCAGGTCGGCCGGCGCGCGGAGGAGCCCGTCCGGGCGCGCGATGCCGAGATCCAGGAGCGACGCAACCTGGGCATCGCGTTCGCCAGGGCAGGCATGCTCGATGAAGCGTCGCGCGAGTTCCAGCGGGTCGCAGACCTGGACGCGAATGATCACGTTGCGCGCTTCCAGCTCGCGCTCATCTCACTGCGCAGGCGCGAGTACCGCGACGCGGTCCGCCAGCTCAAGAGCCTGCTGGAGGACGCCGGCCCGCGCTATGGCGCGTTCGTCAACCTCGCCGTGGCGCTGCGGCGGCTGGGTCGCACGCCCGACGCGCTGCTGGTGCTGAACGAGGCAGAGGGGCTGCGTGCGGGCACGCCGCTCGTGTCGCTGCAGCGTGCAACGACGCTGCTGACCGGCGCTCACTACGCCGCCGCTGCTCGCGAGTTCGAGGAGTACCGCGTGCGCCTCGCCGAGGAGGAGCAGCCTGCGGCCGCGTACTTCTACCTCGCCGCGCTGTGCGCCGCGGTGCGCAGCCGTCGCAACCAGGCAGACCGTCTCGTTGCGGCGGGCCTGCAGCTCTACCCGGAATGTGCGCCGCTGCTGCTGCTCGAAGGGCTGCTGCACGAACGACGGGGGGATCTCGACGCGGCGGATCGCTCGTACCGGCGCGCGATGGAGGAGGATCCCGGGATCGCCCAGGCACACAAGAACCTGGGAGACGTGTCCTACCGTCGCGGCCTGCTCGAGGAGGCGATCGAGCACTATCGCCGAGCGGCCGAGCTGGAGCCCGCGCTCGGGGATGATGTCTGGGCGAAGCTCGGCAACCTGCACCTCCGCAACCGCAACCGTGACCAGGCACTGCGTGCATGGACGCGCGCGCTCGAGCTGAACCCGGACAACGAAGTGGTCCGGAACAACCTGCAGATCACGCGCGCCGAAGAGCATGCCTGA
- a CDS encoding HD domain-containing phosphohydrolase, whose protein sequence is MVSTIAACVDAARAAASAGDFEGTLAHYEEALRGVPRGGTAADAADILRWIGNLHREWGATELAAEAYEASHAIALATSLTPQLASAVNCLAIIEQIRGNVESAQALYGQAGELADEIGDERLGAMVHQNLGTLANIRGDVDNALVHYASALERFERLGDHRAACWTRNNMGMAHVDRGEWDAAEVCFDRAFDLAERLRDTGLIGTIELNRAELHLAQLQHTQARESCDRAYEVFARLDVKQGLGEAHKMYGMLYREMGMVGLADTHFRQGVQLAGQADDRLLDAECHAEWALLHLACTRNTDALRALNHAHTLFEQLQANHEVLDLDRRLDQLEASYLRVVREWGESIESKDRYTAGHCQRVADYACMIAEALGFNRRDLTWLRMGGYLHDVGKTAVPEEVLNKPGALNDEEWALMRSHTTVGDEIVAPLNFPWDIRPVVRNHHERWDGKGYPDGLSGTEIPLTARILCVADVYDALTTARSYRPALSHAEAMRIMERDSGTAFDPELFQLFRQLLEARRSQARTAGTRARKAYGVAA, encoded by the coding sequence ATGGTGTCGACGATCGCCGCGTGCGTGGATGCTGCGCGCGCGGCGGCCAGTGCTGGTGATTTCGAGGGTACTCTCGCCCACTACGAGGAGGCCCTGCGTGGCGTACCACGTGGTGGCACTGCTGCGGACGCCGCGGACATCCTGCGCTGGATCGGCAACCTGCACCGGGAGTGGGGTGCGACGGAGCTGGCCGCAGAGGCCTACGAGGCCAGTCATGCGATCGCGCTCGCGACATCCCTGACGCCGCAGCTTGCCTCGGCGGTGAACTGTCTGGCAATCATCGAGCAGATTCGCGGCAACGTCGAGAGTGCCCAGGCGCTGTACGGGCAGGCCGGCGAGCTCGCTGACGAGATCGGCGATGAGCGGCTCGGCGCGATGGTTCACCAGAACCTCGGCACGCTCGCCAACATCCGCGGTGACGTCGACAATGCACTCGTGCATTACGCCTCGGCGCTGGAGCGGTTCGAGCGCCTGGGCGATCACCGCGCGGCATGCTGGACGCGCAACAACATGGGCATGGCACACGTCGACCGCGGTGAATGGGACGCCGCGGAGGTGTGCTTCGATCGTGCATTCGACCTGGCCGAGCGGCTGCGGGATACGGGCCTCATCGGAACCATCGAGCTGAATCGTGCCGAGCTCCATCTCGCGCAGCTCCAGCACACGCAGGCACGGGAAAGCTGCGATCGCGCCTACGAGGTGTTCGCGCGGCTCGACGTGAAGCAGGGGCTGGGCGAAGCGCACAAGATGTACGGCATGCTGTACCGCGAGATGGGCATGGTCGGGCTCGCGGACACGCATTTCCGGCAGGGCGTGCAGCTCGCCGGGCAGGCGGACGATCGCCTGCTCGACGCGGAGTGCCACGCCGAGTGGGCGCTCCTGCACCTCGCCTGCACTCGCAATACGGATGCGCTGCGTGCGTTGAATCATGCGCACACGCTGTTCGAGCAGCTGCAGGCGAACCATGAAGTGCTCGACCTGGATCGTCGCCTGGACCAGCTGGAGGCATCGTACCTGCGCGTCGTGCGCGAATGGGGCGAGTCGATCGAGTCCAAGGACCGCTACACCGCCGGTCACTGCCAGCGCGTCGCGGATTACGCGTGCATGATCGCGGAGGCGCTGGGCTTCAACCGCCGCGACCTGACCTGGCTGCGGATGGGCGGCTACCTGCACGACGTGGGCAAGACGGCAGTGCCCGAAGAAGTGCTGAACAAGCCCGGTGCCCTGAACGACGAGGAATGGGCGCTGATGCGAAGTCACACCACGGTGGGCGACGAGATCGTCGCGCCGCTCAATTTCCCGTGGGACATCCGGCCCGTCGTGCGGAACCATCACGAGCGGTGGGACGGAAAGGGGTACCCGGACGGGCTGAGCGGCACCGAGATCCCGCTGACCGCACGCATTCTCTGCGTCGCCGACGTCTATGACGCCCTCACGACGGCCCGCAGCTACCGCCCGGCCCTCAGCCACGCGGAAGCGATGCGCATCATGGAGCGCGATTCCGGCACTGCCTTCGACCCCGAGCTCTTCCAGCTCTTCCGTCAACTGCTCGAGGCGCGGCGCAGCCAGGCGCGGACGGCGGGTACGCGAGCGCGGAAGGCTTACGGCGTGGCCGCGTAG
- a CDS encoding GTPase domain-containing protein → MSLVNYSTKEITCKIVYYGPGRSGKTSNLQYVHAFVPEERKGPMVSLATETDRTLFFDFLPLDLGTISGFRTRMQLYTVPGQVYYNATRKLVLRGADGVVFVADSQREQLDENMESLRNLHENLLEENIEPREFPMVLQYNKRDLPGVASIEELDDLLNFRGVPAFPASALSGNGVFDTLKSISQLVLQSLSRRFRAPVDPVAARGGG, encoded by the coding sequence ATGTCGCTGGTCAATTACTCGACGAAGGAAATCACCTGCAAGATCGTCTATTACGGCCCCGGCCGTTCGGGCAAGACGAGCAATCTGCAGTACGTGCATGCGTTCGTGCCGGAGGAGCGGAAGGGACCGATGGTCTCGCTCGCTACGGAAACGGATCGCACGCTGTTCTTCGATTTCCTGCCGCTCGACCTGGGCACGATCTCCGGCTTCCGCACGCGCATGCAGCTCTACACGGTGCCGGGCCAGGTCTACTACAACGCGACGCGCAAGCTGGTGCTGCGCGGTGCGGACGGCGTCGTGTTCGTCGCGGACTCGCAGCGCGAGCAGCTCGATGAGAACATGGAGAGCCTGCGCAACCTGCACGAGAATCTGCTCGAGGAGAACATCGAGCCTCGCGAGTTCCCGATGGTGCTGCAGTACAACAAGCGGGATCTCCCCGGCGTGGCCTCGATCGAAGAGCTGGACGACCTGCTGAACTTCCGGGGGGTGCCCGCGTTTCCTGCGTCGGCCCTGAGCGGCAACGGTGTCTTCGACACGCTGAAGTCGATCAGCCAGCTCGTGCTGCAGAGCCTTTCGCGCCGGTTCCGCGCACCGGTCGATCCGGTCGCGGCGAGGGGTGGCGGATGA
- a CDS encoding roadblock/LC7 domain-containing protein, whose amino-acid sequence MTARYTDALERLSRVSGVAGALVVEAKAGVPVAADVAAGVDSGAVAALAAAMYRGAQRAAQTGGYDGVHTLQLEATAGHVVVSSAGEMLVIAVAERDAQLGLVRLETQRAAESLQ is encoded by the coding sequence ATGACGGCCCGCTACACGGACGCGCTGGAACGGCTGAGCCGCGTCAGCGGCGTGGCTGGTGCACTCGTGGTGGAGGCGAAGGCGGGTGTGCCGGTGGCGGCGGATGTCGCTGCGGGCGTGGACAGCGGCGCGGTCGCAGCGCTCGCCGCCGCGATGTATCGCGGGGCGCAGCGCGCCGCGCAGACGGGAGGATACGACGGCGTGCACACGCTGCAGCTGGAGGCGACCGCGGGACACGTGGTCGTTTCCAGCGCGGGTGAGATGCTCGTGATTGCGGTTGCCGAGCGCGATGCCCAGCTGGGCCTGGTCCGGCTCGAGACGCAGCGGGCGGCGGAGTCGCTGCAGTGA
- a CDS encoding roadblock/LC7 domain-containing protein, with product MRVAELPRVVEALRAPIQTFVRESRARIALVVTGSGQVLAQHGFARRYEVMNVASLAAAAHAAANALGRLTGAGPWQHLHHAGTEQDLFLATLRTPVEDLIFVVIFDTESSLGLVQLFFGKLSEQVGQLAEFRVLPGEQTTQQTFERDLEEGLQRVFQPDASSR from the coding sequence GTGAGAGTCGCGGAGCTGCCGAGGGTGGTGGAGGCGCTGCGTGCGCCGATCCAGACGTTCGTGCGGGAATCGCGCGCGCGCATCGCCCTGGTCGTGACCGGCAGCGGACAGGTGCTCGCGCAGCACGGCTTCGCGCGCCGCTACGAGGTGATGAACGTTGCGTCGCTCGCCGCGGCAGCCCATGCAGCGGCGAACGCGCTCGGTCGGCTCACCGGTGCGGGGCCGTGGCAGCACCTCCATCACGCCGGCACGGAACAGGACCTGTTCCTCGCAACGCTGCGGACACCCGTCGAGGACCTGATCTTCGTGGTGATCTTCGACACGGAATCCTCGCTCGGCCTGGTGCAGCTCTTCTTCGGGAAGCTGAGTGAGCAGGTCGGACAGCTCGCGGAGTTCCGGGTGCTGCCGGGTGAGCAGACCACGCAGCAGACGTTCGAGCGCGACCTGGAGGAGGGACTCCAGCGCGTGTTCCAGCCTGACGCATCCAGTCGATAG
- a CDS encoding peptidase MA family metallohydrolase gives MLRRALAACLAILASLALPTGAQQLDGIRRDDVVVRFQPGEEALARAILPQAIQSFPGLPTDIHARGSEITVLLAPDEATFSEWTGGLAPEWGAGVAFPRLERIVLPAYAPRVRSPTDLRRTLRHELAHVALQRHLRTAQVPRWFTEGYATWTAGQLDQEADWLLRVAFLTGRAPPLDSLDLLWPAGATDARIAYLLSASAMRYLYSHGGEPALAQLLDRWAAGASLDEAMRATYRFTLARFEQDWSKHVRREYGWLRFLAQGAVLWSIAGGIVVAIWMIRRRYNRARLERLRANEIPDDPAYWLMPEPPDGPQREDGGEDSAQRPGPLAQREGGGGDSAPRPGPVAQPEVGRESSGPPTREGQPGPPPHGQDSRQRGPQPDSAAEG, from the coding sequence ATGCTGCGGCGCGCGCTCGCGGCGTGCCTGGCAATCCTCGCCTCGCTTGCACTCCCCACTGGTGCGCAGCAACTGGACGGGATCCGCCGCGACGACGTCGTCGTGCGGTTCCAGCCGGGGGAAGAGGCGCTCGCACGCGCGATCCTCCCCCAGGCGATCCAGTCGTTCCCCGGGCTGCCCACCGACATCCATGCGCGCGGCAGCGAGATCACCGTCCTGCTGGCCCCGGACGAGGCCACGTTCTCCGAATGGACCGGCGGACTCGCACCGGAGTGGGGCGCGGGCGTTGCCTTTCCGCGCCTCGAACGGATCGTTCTGCCGGCATACGCGCCGCGCGTGCGCTCACCCACCGACTTGCGACGCACGCTGCGCCACGAGCTCGCACACGTCGCGCTCCAGCGCCACCTCCGGACCGCGCAGGTGCCGCGCTGGTTCACCGAAGGCTACGCGACCTGGACCGCCGGACAGCTCGACCAGGAGGCTGACTGGCTGCTGCGCGTCGCATTCCTCACCGGCCGCGCGCCGCCACTCGACTCGCTCGACCTGCTCTGGCCGGCCGGCGCCACCGACGCCCGCATCGCGTACCTGCTGTCAGCCAGCGCCATGCGCTACCTCTACTCGCACGGAGGTGAACCCGCGCTCGCACAGTTGCTCGACCGCTGGGCAGCCGGTGCGTCGCTCGACGAGGCGATGCGCGCCACGTACCGGTTCACGCTCGCACGCTTCGAGCAGGACTGGAGCAAGCACGTCCGGCGCGAGTACGGCTGGCTTCGTTTCCTTGCCCAGGGCGCCGTGCTGTGGAGCATCGCCGGTGGGATCGTCGTCGCAATCTGGATGATCCGCAGGCGCTACAACCGGGCGCGGCTGGAACGGCTGCGGGCGAATGAGATCCCCGACGATCCTGCCTACTGGCTGATGCCGGAGCCGCCGGACGGGCCGCAGCGGGAGGACGGCGGCGAGGACAGTGCGCAGAGGCCCGGACCGCTCGCGCAGCGGGAGGGCGGGGGAGGGGACAGTGCGCCACGCCCCGGACCGGTCGCGCAGCCGGAGGTCGGCCGGGAAAGCAGCGGCCCCCCGACACGCGAGGGCCAGCCCGGTCCTCCCCCGCACGGGCAGGACAGTCGCCAACGCGGCCCGCAGCCCGACTCCGCTGCCGAAGGATGA
- a CDS encoding DnaA/Hda family protein has translation MSTLDLDTRFTFDNFVVGAANRLAAAAARRVADAPGAAYNPLFLYSNSGLGKTHLVMAIGVHARRVHANLTVIYETLEHLLEGVMSAIQAGERDAFRNRLRHADLLLLDDVQFLAGRRGAQEELLRAWDLLTARGGQVVLASDRPPTEIDDLDQRLLTRFSGGLIADIGSPEYETRIVIARSKAEERGQTLAPGVAETLARVEFTNVRELQGALNRVLAVQELEERTVTAEEVAHLLGVGVETRKADEFGAFLNDIAGAVGEVVSGVSAEQMLADAILRWEGEGFRTRRLEMALDTPVSEADADTLIEEYENDIERLRSIGTRIRELDAEAPELERLEVLRNPDRLHDAESLLAAVEARTRSLPQPSTSPSFDELALPASLFAVRAARAVGEAPASRYNPLFVHGPAGAGKSALLVALANEVRRHSPDTAIAYLTGPEFGEELMDAIQRNHVDGWRSRYRRARLLLLDDVDAIAGTERVQEELFHLFDDIVRAGGQLVFAAEVQPRALEGLEERLRTRLESGLVVELAESEEEEEVAARTVATPGESGRDVPAWVEPRVALATQEIPVAQVEPDLTDVLEDAAPSEPQLPIDDFFRSTEKVLWQWPYVEDWLETEAG, from the coding sequence ATGAGCACGCTGGACCTGGACACGCGCTTCACCTTCGACAACTTCGTCGTCGGCGCCGCCAACCGCCTCGCCGCTGCGGCGGCGCGTCGTGTTGCCGACGCCCCGGGCGCCGCGTACAACCCGCTCTTTCTCTACAGCAATTCAGGGCTCGGCAAGACGCACCTCGTGATGGCGATCGGCGTCCACGCGCGCCGCGTGCACGCCAACCTGACCGTCATCTACGAGACACTCGAGCACCTGCTCGAAGGCGTCATGAGCGCGATCCAGGCGGGCGAGCGCGACGCGTTCCGGAACCGCCTGCGGCATGCGGACCTGCTGCTGCTCGACGATGTGCAGTTCCTGGCAGGACGGCGCGGTGCACAGGAGGAGCTGCTGCGTGCGTGGGATCTGCTCACGGCGCGCGGCGGCCAGGTCGTGCTCGCGAGTGACCGGCCACCGACCGAGATCGACGATCTCGACCAGCGCCTGCTCACGCGCTTCAGCGGGGGCCTGATCGCCGACATCGGCAGCCCGGAGTACGAGACGCGCATCGTGATTGCGCGCAGCAAGGCCGAGGAGCGCGGGCAGACCCTGGCACCCGGTGTGGCGGAAACGCTCGCCCGTGTGGAGTTCACCAACGTCCGTGAGCTGCAGGGCGCACTGAACCGGGTGCTCGCGGTCCAGGAGCTGGAAGAGCGCACCGTGACCGCCGAGGAGGTCGCGCATCTGCTCGGCGTGGGCGTGGAGACGCGCAAGGCCGACGAGTTCGGGGCGTTCCTGAATGACATTGCCGGTGCAGTCGGCGAAGTGGTGAGCGGCGTATCCGCGGAACAGATGCTCGCGGATGCGATCCTGCGCTGGGAAGGCGAGGGGTTCCGCACACGCCGCCTGGAGATGGCCCTGGACACGCCGGTCAGCGAGGCGGATGCGGACACGCTGATCGAAGAGTACGAGAACGACATCGAGCGGCTTCGCTCGATCGGGACACGCATTCGCGAGCTGGACGCGGAGGCGCCGGAGCTGGAGCGGCTCGAGGTGCTGCGCAATCCCGACCGGCTGCACGACGCGGAGTCGCTGCTCGCGGCGGTCGAGGCGCGCACCCGCTCGCTGCCGCAGCCGTCGACATCGCCCAGCTTCGACGAGCTGGCGCTGCCGGCCTCGCTGTTCGCGGTGAGAGCGGCCCGCGCGGTCGGTGAAGCGCCCGCCAGCCGCTACAATCCGCTGTTCGTGCACGGTCCCGCCGGAGCAGGCAAGAGCGCACTGCTGGTCGCCCTCGCGAACGAGGTGCGCCGGCACTCACCCGACACCGCGATCGCGTACCTCACCGGCCCGGAGTTCGGCGAGGAGCTGATGGACGCGATCCAGCGCAACCACGTGGATGGCTGGCGCTCGCGCTACCGCCGTGCGCGGCTGCTTCTGCTCGACGACGTCGATGCGATTGCCGGAACGGAACGCGTACAGGAGGAGCTGTTCCATCTTTTCGATGACATCGTGCGGGCGGGCGGGCAGCTCGTCTTTGCCGCGGAGGTGCAGCCACGCGCGCTCGAGGGGCTGGAGGAGCGGCTGCGCACGCGGCTGGAGAGCGGGCTCGTCGTCGAGCTGGCCGAGAGCGAAGAGGAGGAGGAAGTTGCCGCCCGCACGGTAGCGACGCCGGGTGAGTCCGGGCGGGACGTGCCCGCGTGGGTGGAACCACGGGTCGCACTGGCGACGCAGGAGATCCCGGTGGCGCAGGTCGAGCCGGATCTGACGGACGTACTCGAGGATGCGGCGCCATCGGAGCCGCAGCTGCCGATCGACGACTTCTTCCGCAGTACGGAGAAGGTGCTCTGGCAGTGGCCGTACGTCGAAGACTGGCTGGAGACGGAGGCAGGCTGA